The nucleotide window ccaaataaattacatacacgattcatacatcaatatctccggaattcttccagctcggttgctatttaaaatcgagaaaatcggtccacaaagaTAAAAGGATAAGAAGATATAAGGAAAAGACCAGGACAACCGCGATATTTGTtcttatctggattactaagtcacaaatatagacaatatagatatctaatgatagatatttaaaagacctttgcaacgacgtatgtatataagacgACAATaaaatggacctacaatgggtcaaaatcggaaaaaatatttgttaacccaaatttttttgtatccaaaagttttttttgctatatattaaaaaaaaattgaaaaacaaaaaaaaattttaaaatttaaaaaaaaacaattcgaaaattttcaaaaaattaaaaaaaactgttggaaaaaaaattaattttgtttaccaaaaagtatttaaaatttttattttgaagtattattttgtgaagggtatataagattcgacacagccgaatatagctctcttacttgtttatgtaaaattcaactttatggcaaaaattataaaattgcatagtcgatatcaaaataccGTAACCCATTTTAGACAGCCCAATGTgttctaaattattttgtaaagggttccgataaccccgatcCTGGTtggatattataacaaaaaaaaaaactaaaaaatttcatttttgaaaactttttttgggaattacgggattcctgataataaatttcaaaatttgttttaatttttgaatcaCTGTTCTCATAACTCTCAAGGATGGAATTGGAAAGGGGATTAATACTAGATATGCTAATATCACTGATTGCCATTAAACAATCAGAGATCACTCTCCCAGTAGGTCTATTCGTGATAGAAACATTACGAGGTCCTGTCGAAGAAAGAAGgattgctaaaatttaacttcataaagacctagagttaaaattattcaacataaagatctacgatcgGGGTTAAAATTTGAACCcatgaagacctacgattggttCAACAATATAAACCcatgaagacctacgatttTGGCTACAATTTAAACCcatgaagacctacgattggggATACAATTTAAACCcatgaagacctacgattggggCTACAATTTAAACCcatgaagacctacgattggggatacaatttaaacaaatgaagacctacgattggggCTACAATTTAAACCcatgaagacctacgattggggCTACAATTTAAACCcatgaagacctacgattgggtctacaatttaaacaaatgaagacctacgattggggATACAATTTAAACCcatgaagacctacgattggggCTACAATTTAAACCCATGAAGACCAACGATTGGGGATACAATTCAAACCCcatgaagacctacgattggttCAACAATATAAATCcatgaagacctacgattggggctacaatttaaacaaatgaagacctacgattgtgGATAAATTAAAACCCAGGAAGACCTACGATTTGGGCCAAAATTTAACCACATAAAAACCTACGATTGGGtccaaaatttaaacacataaagacctacgattgaagataaaattaatCAACATAATACCTTCAATATTACCTAAAATTGATCAACATAAAGACCTTCAATTGGAACTCACATTGTTCAAcattaagacctacgattggaggTAACATTGATGAAcaattggagctaaaattgttcaacattAAGACttacgattggagctaaaattgttcaacattAAGACttacgattggagctaaaattgttgaatataaagacctatgattggagCTAACATTGTTCAACATTAGGACCTACGATTGGAGATAAAATTGTAGCTAACATTGATCAACATTAAGTCCTAcgattgcagctgaaatttatcaACAATTagagctaaaattgttcaacaataagacctacgattggagctaaacTTGTTCAGCATAATGAcgaacgattgaagctaaaattaataaaCGTAACACCTtcaattgaagttaaaattgattaacattAAAACCAACGATTGAAACCAAAATTATTCAacataaagaaatatatttgaagcaaaaattttCCAACATATCGACCTCTGATTCAAGATATGCAGTAGTCAATATTATCCGAGAGTTCATCCAGGCAATTCAGTATAGACGCATGACTACAGTTCTTCCAATCAATTGGTCATAATATCAGCTATTCAGaatagttttgaatttaaaaagtaccacaaaTTGGATAAGTTATTGGTTATTTCTTACTGTACTCAAGTTAAACAATTTGTCTTTGTTCCAATATGGAAACCAATATTTCCAATATTTAGATATGCTAAttggattattttaaaaacaattttcaattaaattacaaataaataaataaatgtttattgaatttttattttccttaaaagtacataaataatttaaatagtttttttttgtattattttaaagtCTACAAATAATGTTGTATTCTAATTCCGTTTTTACTTAAAcgcaaaaataagaaattaacttAGAAAAAAAGTACACTGGCATTAATTTTTTGCTTACAATCTACGTATACAAGTTACGAATCCTCTGTTTCAGACACTAACTAAGCAATAGCCTGGGCAACGGTATCGACAATAGTGTAACCCTCGAGTGCAGTTTCTAAAATTTGATTCGGaggcaaaacaaaaccaaaattacCACGATCTCTTAACTCTATTGTGTAAACATATTTGGTACCCAAAGCAGCACGAGTCCAATCATCTGAACCACCGCCAGCAATACCCAACACTTCGTGGGTAACGGAAGCACGATACACTGAACCAGTTTTCTTTTCAATACGTTGTACGGCGGTATTGGCTACACGTTGCAATGCTGGAGCATCTTTCACCTTGACAGCCTTGTAGGCCCAAGGGTAGACCATCATTTGTCCGTAACTATGATAGGTTAGATATGATTctaaattgtattttcttttacttaaaaatttgacAACAGCATCGGTTTCCAATTCTGAACCGGGTGAGGTGCCACGATAGGTATCACTGCAGGGATTATTGGAGGAACCATAACCATTCCAGCCAATGTCAAAGTTACGATTTAAATCCACACCCAAACAGGTGGAGCGTTTAGAGGGCGAGCGATTCTTACGCCACAAACGATTAACGGTACGACTGTAAACATAACCATCGGGATTCATGACGGGCATAATATAccaagttttctttttaatataatCCGGTTGTTCAGCCCATTTCGACATTAGTTGATAGAGTATAAAGGTAACAGTGGCAGGACTGATCCATTCACGGGCATGTATGCCACCATCAATCCAGATTTTCTTGTAATCACGGGGATTTTCGGAGATTCTGCaaagttaaaataaatggtataaaattagttttttctttatgaAATATTTCAGAAGTTATTATTAGTCATAGACCGCAGACACAAATTTGGAATTTATTTCtactaaaactaattttaataaagttcaTTATTCTtttgattgttttattttattaaattcagtTTAACAGCATTACGTATCCAATgcggttgttttttttaatcaaaaccatctattgtttatttaaaaattgacaaGTTTCTATACAAATACAagcattaattttataataaacaaaatttatacatttcgTGAAGTTGATTTGATATGACACACTACACTACACTGTATTATTATTTCTCTAGTATGCAGGCATCTCTTTTtgagtttcataatatttatgaattgtaTTTGCTAACAaatgttcaaatatttaaacaagttttttttggggtttaatatttactttcattttaccaatattacgcaaattgttttagaaaaaagtttattatagcaagtaagagtgttatattcggtagtggcgaatcttatatacccttcaccaaattatacaatacacattttaaatatttttaggtaaacaaaatttattttttttcgattttattttttggaaaattttttttttaaatttaaaaaaaaaattttttgtttattattttttttaccaaaaaaaaaaattaataaaccaCCAATggaccattgtaggtccaacttactagggtcttatatacgtcgttacaaaggtctttgaaatatctatcattagatatccatatcgtctatattaatgacttagtaatccagatatatgtcgaggttgtcctggttttttcctcatatctcagccatttgtggaccgatttttctgattttaaataggaaacttctcgaaaggtcccgaagatatctggggtcttcagaaaattgatttcaacagacagacagacggacagacggacatggcttaatcgactccgctatctatcaggatccagaatatatactttatagggtcggaaaattatattatggaaattacaaacggaatgacaaacttatatatacccttctcacgaaggtgaagggtataaaaataagagTGTTGTTATATTCGGCAgtaacgaatcttatatactcatCACGAACTCACTATGGTCAAAAACTTGTTAACTATTTATTCATCCTAGTTTTGGATACATAAGATAGCTATTAACAATAATTGTGGCAAATGTCAGTTTTCTGGACTCTTCGTATTTGAAACATCGGACggaccatttcattttcatCCCCAAGTTCGTCCCTATGGCCCGATCGttataaagttattttcggaagtggatcttatgtggaagctatggccaattatggactgatcgtcacaaaatcctgtagtattcTTTttgatctgtgtaaaattttgctttgatatttataagaaattttagcTAATGTGTTTTTCAGAAGTGGTCCTTGTATAAGAGCTGAGGATTGAGATCGAAAACTTCTTAAAacaagtttttcattaaaactttaaacccaagtattatttgaatttttttctatcaagttacctttgtaaatcatgtcagttattatgtttaatgtcaattattttcatttgttcttaatctgattaaaatgagcgacgagaaaaaaattactaaaattattaaatatgttcaacaaaacccaactttgtcctacaaaaagttggccaaacaatcaaagctCACTGATTCCAAtgccattaaacagtatcgggagatcTTGTGCGttaatagaaaacctggttcaggtccacatgatgtttctaaagccaataaatagaaagcattttcaaaatagctcccaacacatccgataggacagcagtccggttagctcagtactcggactatttggtacgaaaagttaacgCCAATGCAAGGCTCAAATAGGTCCtaacaggaactctgctaaaaatttagccAAATTTAgacaaagacagagcacggaaattgaagtcaaattttataaaaaaaatataatacctgctgcataatggatgacgaaacgtatgttctgggaaatttttcgcagcttccgggtcaatatttttatattgctgatgctcgagggaatgttgtagaaaagtttaggatccaaaagcagaaaatgttcCCTTAAAGtttttggtatggcaagcaatatgcagttgcggcaaaagaatccaaacatttgttacaaagaactctataaataccgaaatttacatcaaggaatgtttacaaaagaggatgcttccatttaTAAGACTTGtcaatgtgtccacttatttttggactGCTTtagcatcctgtcactatggtaagcaacgTCTTGAacggtacaagaacaataagtGTCATTTGTACCAGGAGATGccaatcctccaaactgcctggagctaaggccagtggatagatattgggctcttgttaaaagagaattgaagagcacaaaaaaggtgtccaaaagtgtggtagccATAAAACGGAGGTGGATGGGTTCGAATCTTTATGGAAGTATTTCCGGGAAAGGTTCCAAaaattcatcactagtgattagaactataaaaatatttttttttgtaaattgtaaaataatttcaatcaaataataaaaaaaacaaaactgtaagtttagtggtttcatttttattaacatttatgtatgttaagaatatTTCGATCTCAATTAAG belongs to Calliphora vicina chromosome 4, idCalVici1.1, whole genome shotgun sequence and includes:
- the LOC135958900 gene encoding carboxypeptidase B, which encodes MTRVKRWNTLAVLVHIHLLVALIDVATAFDISRITPIADRNIRTGNKMLYEKEINESATELRAVDEAAAEIEQNMEAEGQTDVLDVNEIPVRYDETQLWRIYNISDNMRRQMMPVADILEYKYGGTVWKENSKFLDVSIAKDNLKAARGFLQEHNLMPEILNGNVQELIDMEQMMGVNLTQSEVGQRTKKAARSGIHWKDYHDLEVIYSFMREIRGKFPNICRLYTIGKTAEGRDLKVLRISENPRDYKKIWIDGGIHAREWISPATVTFILYQLMSKWAEQPDYIKKKTWYIMPVMNPDGYVYSRTVNRLWRKNRSPSKRSTCLGVDLNRNFDIGWNGYGSSNNPCSDTYRGTSPGSELETDAVVKFLSKRKYNLESYLTYHSYGQMMVYPWAYKAVKVKDAPALQRVANTAVQRIEKKTGSVYRASVTHEVLGIAGGGSDDWTRAALGTKYVYTIELRDRGNFGFVLPPNQILETALEGYTIVDTVAQAIA